Sequence from the Mytilus galloprovincialis chromosome 10, xbMytGall1.hap1.1, whole genome shotgun sequence genome:
ccttaattgatgctctaccagcttatagtatcaatttttaatttcttaatttcttaatttttacctaacctcacctaagtacatccttaagtaataaattagttatcaaaggtaataggcttataattcaatacagactaagttaggaatctgatgcacagtagttgtcgtttgtttatgtaatctCACACTAGTATTTTTGGAACCCTTAATAGCTtattgctccgtgttgaagggcCGTACATTGacgacctataatggttcacgtttatatattgttatttcgatggagagttgtctcattggcactcacaccacatcttcctgtatctatAAACGAAGCCCAACGGAAAGAAATACAACTTTGAATTTCATCTTAATTTTACGTACCAACTATTcctttaaaataaattgttaaaaaacacactacaaaaaaaagaagtaaagattacatttaaaaacaaatgcgCTATCCAGCAAtgaaagatatttttgtattcatAGACATTTATTTGTGGTATATAGTGATTTTTTTACTACAATAATGTAAGGTGCACACGCTATAACAAAGTAATTTGATGCATATTTTGGTCAAGTATAACCAACATCACAAATAGTtttaaagcttttgattttgtcatttgattagggacttcccgttttgaatatACCATTGTTTTGCATTTCTGTTGAACAGAATCCAATGTTTGAATCTATATCAttgatttttaattctttttttagtCTGATTATTCAATACACTGACTACTCTAACAAAATGCTGATCATAATTCCGGTATGATATCTATGTACCTTCGGTATATTGTGAACTAAATTGTTTGTCATGTTATGCATATTGCTCATTAAATCGATCATTTGTCTTTGTTAAGCATCTGTTGAATTCCTGAAGATGAAGACAATGATAACTTAACGTTACAAAATCCACAGAAGTTATGATCTCCTTCTTATACTATCTACCCTTAAAGCGGTACGTCTGAGGAATAAGTTGAAGTCCGCAAGAAATATTAAATGTACCGCTCAATATCACAATGATCTAGTGAGTTTAAAGACCATTGGAAGTTTTTGGTTAATGATATATTATTGCTTGCAATTCtaatttttctttgtttgtttatatttatctCTCTTAATTAGTCCTACAAACATTCGATATTTGACTTTTCTTGCATttggaacaatattttttcatttcctgTAATATTCGATTCTATCATAGGCTatgattttcatttaatttcagaAACGACAGTTAAAGGAAAATAAAGTCAACTTACATAACTGTATTGATATCATTCCACTAAGAGATTTTAATAGAAGTATTTATTATCGTATTTTTCTTTATCTATCTTGAATTAAACCTATGAAATTTGTGTCACTTCTATAAATTTACGAAACAATGTACACAGCACTATACACAGTTATTCAAATAGTAGATAAGTCACATAACAATGCAATAGTTAAAGTAGTACTGAAGTTAATATTAGTAAATATatcgtttgtaattgaaaatatttatttgcaCTTGCAATTGATCTGTCACACAGAACTTGAAATCAATGCTACATTATCTATTGAATTCCTGACTCTATATATACCAGCGTTCATCTGAGGCGCTATACTAATTAATAAAGTTGTCTTGCTCTAAACTTTAcagttattgtttttttaattttagaaattactTACATACAGTCAGTAAATTGTTTTAGTAATGATATACTTAGTAACCTGAATTTCCTTGTCATAAAAGCAGAATAATACGACCTATCAACCACGCCTGTTAGACACATAATATAAAGACCATTATTTGAAGGCAAAGAAGGAAAGAACGATTAAAGCGTACATTTAGTTTTGAATCATATTGTGTGGTTTATTTTGGATTTAGACTTTGCACACATTGGTTTATACAAGTTCTGTAAAGCTTTTTGCAACGAGAGCAGATCTAGAATGTCTACgtattaaacatttgttaaatgaTTTGGCTGCAAAGAGTTTTCGCACATGATAAGTCATCATTTTTATAAGTAATCAccttaatgagtttgactgtctctctggtatctttcgtccttctttgaTGTCAATCAGAGACTCTAACCTATTTTATACCATTTGAAGAGCTACTTCCATATGTAAGTATTATGCTTATTACGCTTATATTTTTCAAAagcatgttaatttttttttcattaaatgattCTTGAAGTTATGTCCTAAATTGACacaattgtaaaaagaaaaaggAGATAAAAATATTGTCAATTAAAACTTTGAAGATTAAAGATAATGAAATTACAATACTTGACCCAGACACACGAGAACTCGGCTGCTCCGGTAGGGTAATCAGTGCCTGCTTCACTGAATGTATTCATTGTGTAATATCTTATTTGTTAAAGCATATAGACtaaaaaataacataacaaacAACCAAACTCcagtgaaaattcaaaacaaaaagtccagTCCATTGTTAAAATCGAAAGATccaatacatcaaacgaatggaaaaagagtaaaatcacaaaataatgaactccgaagaatattcaaaaaggaaaggtattcaaatggtataatcaaaagcttaaacactttgatattcctgacttggacaatacattttcttatgtagaaaattgtggatttaaACCTGGTTTGATTTCTTACCAagcttctcacttgtatgagagttgcatcaaattccataagattgacaacgatgtgtaaacaaaacaaacatacataacaggttaaaatgtaaaaagtaaaaaaaaagcctACAGCATACAACATTGTGTAATAAACTTAAACGCtatcaaaacaaacaatatacaACAAAGATGCACAAAAattcatatagacaaagcatatgtAAGAAAAATGTCATATTTCGGACTTCGTAAAGGCGGCATTTTCTCATGTACGAAAGTGAGGAATGAACctggatttatagctagctaaacctctaacctgtatgacagttgcatcaaattacattaaaatgacacCGACGCGTAAACAGAACAAtcatacataataggtaaataaaaaaacataaaacaaaaggtTATAGTGTTCATGAAGTAACacatttacaaccactgggtcgatgccactgatggtggaaatttatttccccgagagtatcaccagcccagtagtcagcacttgttgtgctgacatgaattatcattgatatggttatatttataaattaactgtttacaaaatttagaatttttgaaatactaaggcttttctacctcaggcatatattacttTTGCTTGATTTGGCAAAActgttaggaattttggtcccccatgctcttcaacttcgtactttatttggcctatttaactttttcggattcgagcgtcattgatgagtcttttgtagacgaaacgcgcgtctggcgtaaataccaaatttagtcctggtatctatgatgagtttatttacaaccactgggtcgatgcaactgctggtggagatttatttccccgagggtatcaccagcccagtagtcagcactttttgtactgacatgaattatcattgatatgattatatttataaattaactgtttacaaaatttagaatttttgaaatactaaggcttttctacctcaggcatagattactttagcttgatttggcaaaactttaaggagtttgttcctcaatgctcttcaacttcgtacttaatttggcctttttaactgttttggattcgagcgtcattgatgagtcttttatagacgaaacgcgcgtctggcgtatataccaaatttagtcctggtatttattatgagtttatttacaaccactaggtcgatgccactgctggtggagatttatttccccgagagtatcaccagcccagtagtcagcactttttgtgctgacataaattatcattgatatggttatatttataaattaactgtttacaaaatttagaatttttgaaatactaatgctTTTCTACCTTAGACATATATTACTTTAGCttgatttggcaaaactttcaggaattttggtccttaatgctcttcaacttcgtacttaatttggcctttttaacgtttttgaattcgagcgtcattgacgagtcttttgtagacgaaacgcgcgtctggcgtatataccaaatttagtcctggtatctatgatgagtttatttgtatgcatgaaaagaaatgtataagatagaatattgaaataaatttgagaagataggttttataaaatgttttgagaaaataaaaaggaaaaatggTGTCACTAAAAGAATTATTTTTCCTTAAATGGAatgtgatatttgtttaaatattttgtataatacaataaatcaccaagttttcttaACATAAATAAATGGTCTAAccaataaaagaggaacgaaagataccaaagggacagtcaaactcaatataatggaatttattgtacttatacatcccgccattgaTATATAATTGCAAATGTGTCTCCAAATTTgaaggcaaataactagaccgattttgtactgttaATGTagaatccaagatggcggtataccaatCATCTACCTTAATCATTATAACGAACCAATGTTTAGCAAGGAAGCACAAAAAGGcgtatatcaaatttaacaatctCATTCATTGCTTTTTTTATTATACGAAATTAAGCACTGTGATCGAATCCTTACCCTGACAGGCACATGGTTATGTAAACATTAACATGATGTAGCTCTTATCACGCGTTTGACGTACACCAGTTGATCAGCATataaacgtcacacaggtagatataaaataatttctcgTTTAAAGTATTAACATAATACAGTCTATTGTTCTTTTAGGCATATCCTCTGCAGAatttaattaaaaagtttacCTTGTTCTTCTTGCCATTTGTCTATATGTTTATTGTGAATTTCTTCTAAAACAGAGCATAGAAACACCATAGGGACACACAAAACTCATTagtaaaataaaagacaagaacaCAAAACCTATCATAGaaaaataacacaatggcgggatgtataagtacaatgTCACGTCATTTGTATCTGAACACAAAAAGTCATAAAGacaaaaataactgtcatattcttgaatCGGTATATGAATTTCctaatgtaaaaaatggtgaattaaaactgggttttatagctagctacaattctgacagtcgcataaaattccattatattgataacaatatgtgaacaaaataagcagacataataggtaaacatgtcaaaaatttgGGTACAACAAACGTCTTAGTAATCTACCTTGAAATCACCAaaaattttcaacaacaaaaaggttttaatatttattatcgGAAAAGAAGTCGTTATTGCTAGTAAAATTGTAATAATGAAAATTCATTGGTGAAAGAGTTTTTAAATCGTATTTTATTTTTGGAAGATTTATCATATGTTTacagaaaggagtaggttcagtaagacccctttttggccccaaaatatagcagttttagaaaattgtgaaaatgtaatctttaagctatattttggaaagtaaaatgcttctgctacataaatatgagctgttttttaCAGTACAATGGACAGATATCGCATTccagcatcattaagtcatgctaaattactgaaatcttcaaactTTTAGcatttggttaatttttagacggtttccgtctaaaatgaaagtggccgcattcgtgttcattcatcatatcgaaatgtaagttgtatttgatgataatacaaaacatatataaaggttgagaatgaacacggatgcggccactttcatttttgacaaaaaccatctgaaaagtgacgatttatggcatatttgatagattttttatatttaagcttgATTCAGAgcttttttaatgactaaattaatTAAAATCTTTCACGTTAACtcatcgaatcaattgaaatagacacttaagtggttaaaaaatgtccaaaaactttcgttagatgaacctgaaatttgaggccaaaatcggcccttaccggacctactcctttagctTCAGCTACATTACGTTTCGAACATTTTATGTTACAAACAATATGATGTAAATGCAATGTAGCTACTCCATCTATCGCTGAAAAAAAACgagaacccccccccctttttcccttaacttccaaaaaacaaaacaaaccaacACTCACACAATTaaagtaaacaatttaaaataagcaaaacaaaaGCCGGAAGATTGTTTATTTGTTATCTGTACAATTCGAATTGCACAGGTTGTTATCACAGCATTGGTTACATCCTTGCTCTCTTCGTGTATCCTTACGACTTCTCCCAATTATGTTGTTGAATCCGCTGTTCTTTTGACAAGACTGAAACATAATAATTGATAcaaatctaccattttctacatcagaaaatgcctgtactaagtcaggaatatgacagttgttattcattcgtttgacgtgtttcagcttttgattttgccatttgattagggactttccgttttgaattttcctcggctgCCAGTATTTTTGTCTTTAACTCTTTACATATATTTTCGTGAATGCATTTTGTGGTAATTGAAACATAGTTGGTTGTTATATCTCTCTTTTAATTGAAGGTGTTTGGTTAATATGTTAATTAATTTCAGTGTGATTTGTTTGGCTTTAATACAGCACTATATTAAAGAAAATGGTATCAAACGATATCATATGTAAATCAAAAGAACCTTAGCTTTTTGGAACTGcaaatattatatttgtaaaattacatgtcttaattgttttacaattcaagatcacaatttttctaaaatgaagtaacatacatacataattaCAGAATTATAAGTTTGACATACACTCAAACATAACTTACAAGTCGTGTTCTACAGCCACTCATGTACACCTTTATATATCCACCAAACGAATAAATAAAGCAAATCTATAAAACAAGCATGTTatgattttaatgaaaattttgtaTCATCGtacagtataaaaaagaagatgtggaaagATTGcctgttcacgcatcgttgacaatataatggaatttgatgcgactgtcatacaagtaagagatctataaaaccaggttcaatccactattttctacataagaaaatgcctgtactaagtcaggaatataacattttttatccATTCATTAATGTGTTtgggcatttgattttgccatttgattcgggactttctgttttgaattttcctcggagttcagtatttttgtgattttacttttgtcatACGTACAGCAGTCTAGACACAAAAATGTTCGCATTATATAAGATAGTATAGTATCGCTGTACATCACACCTGTCTGCATTATTAGACTTTCAGATACAATTAACTTTAAAAGTATGCTTCTTTTTCTTAACATTTATAACTGTCTGTTTTCGTATAACACACAACTGCATAAGACAACAACTTATATACAAACCTGCTTAGTTCCAAAATTGTCGACGAAATCATGAATGTTGCCAACTAACTACGCAAAATACGACGGATTCAATTGAATGAAAATGTTTTATCTATTGTTTTGGGAATCATAACGTGTATTGTCAGAAACTGTCTAGAAGGAAGCGACGCATATTTTCTTTTGTGTGCTCACTTTAATATATAAGTGTAATTGACATTGTTTTGTCTCTTTCGTgtttttttaagataaatgttgataacaatttttattttagatatgtATAAGCCCATGTCATGAAATATTTAAGCTAGATATGATAAATATCTGCCtcaattatttaactttttacaaCTGAATCTCTTGAGAATACTTGCTTGCCCATCAATAAAACCTGTGTTAAATCATTACCTCATTCGCCCGACACAATGTCACCGTTTTACAATCTGTATGGTTTGGTATAGCTGTACACTGGTAGCATATTGGACCAACTTGATTTATTGGTATCCCTAAACGTTACAATTAACATTCTAACATTTAATAAGCGTTTACAGAATGACGATCCAAAGAAGCATAGATGAAGTTCTACAAAAGTATGAACAATCACAGGTGATTATAATTCGTACATGACTATAACAGCGCTTTCATGGGTATGAAAAATTAGTAAatcttaaatataaatttaacatgTGCTTGTCCCAAACGAGGAGTCTAAAATACATTAACTGTCGATGTTTTGCGCTGtgcaatatttattttaagcATTAATATGgctatagttatcaaaggtacaaggattataatttggtAATACAGCTAATGAGATCTATTTATTGGTCAGAAAATCCTTTtgttttttgaaagttttaaagttttgtaaacagttgatttataattatgactatATCGTTGATATTTCTTGTCGACACAGTACAGTAGTCAAAACATCGACAGGAAGCGCCGATATGATTAATTACATATCTGTCTAAACATCATAAAGAATCTTAGGTTCACCCTCTCTCATGCACAGTAGATAAAAGTGGATAATGCTATTCTGTGTATGTCCCTTTTAGCTCAATACGTACTCAAGCACgtctatatatacatatgatgttttcaaatttcatttatttcccaTCCTATCTTATGACTATAAACCGAACATTTCGTTTGATGCTCCAACAGTATAAAACGTTTAATTAATATTATACTAGGAATATTATCACATTTTACCGATATTACTATTGTTAGGTCAAGACAAGTAAATTATATAACCATTTCACTTAACACACTATGACAATTAAAAAAGACTGTCCTTAAACTAAGATTTACAATGCATACAATGACCCAAATTTACCTATAATATGAGACGAAAGACAAAGTAAAGAATAGTTACACTAAggatttgtttgaaaaaaaatcaaccgtGACGcaagaaaaaaagacaatttaaacATTTCTAATTGATATACTCATTTGCTGTACATACCATTATGGCCACATCCATTTTTATTGCAGACATCTGTAGTACAACAGCTATGACAATACGAGTGGATATCAGATCTGCGTTGTCTGCTTTGACAAtcctaaatagaaaaaaatgtttaccttCGTGTCAATTACTTATCGCAAATTGTATTAGCTTTTAAAATAGTATGAGGAAGATGTTACCTGTAAAAGGGGACGAGTTCcgaacaattttgtttttgaattcaGCATATTTTAACTTCAGAATCtgttatttttgttcatttaattagTATATATACTTcagaatctgttattttttttcatttaattagtatatatatatatatatatataataatatttttaaatttgcaaactacatttcacatcaaataataacagttcgttaaaatattgtcactagcgctttcatgccttctggcaatcttcaggcgacgttttaacaatgtccttgacgacactgccgttggtaacgtttattacgttacaataacgataaggggagataaatcaaacgtgtttaagtagatccgtttaattttggctgaaagtcctttataaagtgtgcttcctttgccagtcttttatatttgttcgattcgttcattttatagaacggatatacggtaaattttccactactgcacgtgcagtagtggaaaatttaccgtatatccgttctataaaatgaacgaatcgaacaaatataaaagactggcaaaggaagcacactttataaaggactttcagccaaaattaaacggatctacttaaacacgtttgatttatctccccttatcgttattgtaacgtaataaacgttaccaacggcagtgtcgtcaaggacattgttaaaacgtcgcctgaagattgccagaaggcatgaaagcgctagtgacaatattttaacgaactgttattatttgatgtgaaatgtagtttgcaaatttaaaaatattattatatacattctgtacaccgtgtttatttacttttgctatatatatatatatatataaatatataacaatcaattgttttatttatatacaagtcacattacctgaagatctgcggaagcagtgaaaatactagtaaaaaagtgatgcattgaaaccgttattatcttttaataattttcttatatatatatatatatatatatatatatatatatatatatataggcgtaaaaaataattttcacatgtgcagatatatatattcattaaataaaataataaaataagtaaaaagttaacagttccattctatcgatttcatccattgggactcttcaggataactgatgtagtgtcgctAACCGAACCGAAGGTTAATGACTTTGAAATAAAGTCTTGCGGAGATTCAAGATGCGGTGTTTGTGGCCAAGATACGAAATATTTAGAAACGggtaaaatgaaatcatttaaagacGGCAAAAAATTTCATGTGAACGCCAATACGACTTGTAAGACAACAAACCTTATTTACTGCGTCACATGTCCTGGTTGTCACGAAAATTATATTGGACAGACCGGGAATAGCCTCTGTGAACGGGTGCGAGTtcacaaagaacaaataaaacacccaCAATACAGAAATTCGCCAATTAGTGCCCATCTTGAcatttgtggtaaaaagcattttcaaataatgCCTATTTTTCAATGTAGACGGGATGAAGCATATAGAAAAGAGATGGAACGTTATTTCATAACAACGTTCCGATCAAAATTAAATCCAGAGAACTTTTAATAACGAACAATGACGGAACGTCATAAACCTCCTTAACGACGTCGCCTATagcgacactacatcagttatcctgaagagtcccaatggaaggatgaaatcgatagaatggaactgttaactttttacttattttattattttatttaatgaatatatatatatatatatatatatatatatatatatatatatatatatatatatatatatatatatatatatatatatatatcatgtactgcagtacgccgctagattaaaactgacgtggaaaggtaacacacggccagcgaaagctttttattgagagcccaggtggtcgtgtggtctagcgggacggctgcagtgcaggcgatttggtgtcacgatatcacagtagcatgggttcgaatcccggcgagggaagaaccaaaaatttgcgaaagcaaatttacagatctaacattgttgggttgatgtttagacgagttgtatatacattatgtacacagccatgtatcaccatcattgatggcgatccgatggatacatctgttgtagggttgtcactgactcagacgtacttataaatataattattttctgtgactgtatcttacattaatttataggatcctttactatagataatttagctgatctgtaacaataacatcttcatgccttatatatcatgtactgcagtacgccgctagattaaaactgacgtggaaaggtaacacacggccagcgaaagctctttattgagagcccaggtggtcgtgtggtctagcgggacggctgcagtacaggcgatttggtgtcacgatatcacagtagcatgggttcgaatcccggcgagagaagaaccaaaaatttgcgaaagcaaatttacagatctaacattgttgggttgatgtttagacgagttgtatatacattatgtacacagccatgtatcaccatcattgatggcgatccgatggatacatctgttgtagggttgtcactgactcagacgtacttatatatatatatatatatatatatatatatatatatatatatatatatatatatatatatatataaacgcctaaaaagtgtacataacaacactaatgatataaaaaggaactGCAGATTCTGATTggtaaatgaatcatctttaagtcttcttagattaaac
This genomic interval carries:
- the LOC143048670 gene encoding uncharacterized protein LOC143048670 — encoded protein: MMLLLTAYLLLVMQVKTILGLTCFACSGLHDPWYCDKVEQCSEGQTCGMTKFLTKSGESNFYLGCVNSTDCQSRQRRSDIHSYCHSCCTTDVCNKNGCGHNGIPINQVGPICYQCTAIPNHTDCKTVTLCRANEICFIYSFGGYIKVYMSGCRTRLSCQKNSGFNNIIGRSRKDTRREQGCNQCCDNNLCNSNCTDNK